From a region of the Phycisphaerae bacterium genome:
- a CDS encoding cyclic nucleotide-binding domain-containing protein, whose amino-acid sequence MVSIEVLRSLPYFAGVSPESLKAVAAITEERAFPVGQPLFREGESAQALYILREGEIDIVYQHHVDEGRVVDTVVAGDLIGWSSLVEPHRCTATAVPRVAGRAVRIDAAGIRKLCEHDHTLGYHLLKELAGTLSRRLQGALVQLAAGA is encoded by the coding sequence ATGGTCTCAATCGAGGTCCTGCGCTCGTTGCCCTACTTCGCTGGCGTCAGCCCCGAAAGCCTGAAGGCCGTGGCAGCGATCACGGAGGAGCGCGCGTTCCCGGTGGGCCAACCGCTGTTCCGGGAAGGTGAGTCCGCCCAGGCCCTGTATATTCTCCGTGAAGGCGAGATAGACATCGTGTACCAACACCACGTGGACGAGGGCCGCGTCGTGGACACGGTCGTCGCGGGCGACCTGATTGGCTGGTCCTCGCTGGTCGAGCCGCACCGGTGCACGGCGACCGCCGTGCCACGTGTTGCCGGGCGCGCCGTGCGGATTGACGCGGCTGGGATTCGCAAGTTGTGTGAACACGACCACACGCTGGGATATCATCTGCTGAAAGAACTGGCCGGCACGCTCAGTCGGCGTCTGCAAGGGGCACTCGTGCAGTTGGCGGCCGGCGCGTAG
- a CDS encoding response regulator: MNAQKPARILLIDDDPDIHLAVQMILEPLGCTVACYQTGQAGLEAIRRDPPDIVLLDIMLTHPSEGLQVACELRRDSKLKSIPLILMSAIGQSIGMEYGREVCPDAMSADMFLEKPFDAKTLREAVSWIVEQHSGRPDSQAASC, translated from the coding sequence ATGAACGCCCAGAAGCCAGCGCGGATTCTGCTCATCGACGACGACCCGGATATACACTTGGCCGTCCAGATGATTCTCGAACCGCTCGGCTGCACGGTGGCCTGTTATCAGACGGGACAGGCTGGGCTGGAGGCTATTCGGCGCGACCCCCCGGACATTGTGTTGTTGGATATCATGCTCACGCACCCCTCCGAGGGTCTGCAGGTGGCCTGTGAGCTGCGGCGGGACAGCAAACTGAAGAGCATTCCGCTCATTCTGATGTCTGCGATCGGCCAGTCGATCGGCATGGAGTATGGCCGCGAAGTATGTCCCGACGCGATGTCGGCTGACATGTTCCTGGAAAAACCCTTCGATGCGAAGACGCTACGCGAGGCCGTGAGTTGGATTGTCGAGCAACACAGCGGGCGGCCTGACTCGCAGGCTGCGTCCTGCTGA
- a CDS encoding hydrogenase maturation protease: MSTAAPTPSCAVQSTADVATAETPRTIVLGLGNPLLTDDSVGLRVVERLRPALTDRPGLELAEDYWGGLRLMERLVGYDRAIIVDAQRSGAVPGSIRILAAQAPPTRHGNSAHDVDLWTALEFGRHAGFKLPLPGDMRIVAIEAAEVEAFSERCTPAVAASVPRAAELVQSLLTEWR; the protein is encoded by the coding sequence ATGTCGACGGCAGCGCCGACCCCAAGTTGTGCAGTTCAGTCCACGGCGGACGTCGCTACCGCGGAAACGCCGCGGACCATTGTGTTGGGGCTGGGCAATCCCCTGTTGACCGATGACAGCGTCGGACTCCGCGTCGTCGAGCGATTGAGGCCCGCGCTGACTGACCGGCCGGGTCTGGAGTTGGCCGAGGATTACTGGGGCGGCTTGCGGCTGATGGAACGCCTGGTCGGCTACGACCGCGCCATCATTGTCGACGCGCAACGCAGCGGCGCCGTCCCCGGTAGCATCCGCATCCTGGCCGCACAAGCACCGCCAACCCGGCACGGCAATTCCGCGCATGACGTGGACCTGTGGACCGCCCTGGAGTTCGGGCGACACGCCGGCTTCAAGTTGCCGCTACCCGGCGATATGCGGATCGTTGCGATCGAAGCTGCTGAGGTAGAAGCGTTCAGCGAACGGTGTACGCCCGCGGTGGCCGCAAGTGTCCCCCGCGCTGCGGAGCTGGTGCAATCCTTGCTGACCGAGTGGAGGTAG
- a CDS encoding Ni/Fe hydrogenase subunit alpha — translation MTTQRISIDPITRLEGHGKIDIFLTPKGDVAETYLQIPELRGFERFCVGRLAEDMPNLTSRICGVCPEAHHIAGTKTLDALFHVDPPPTAKKLREMFYCIFFATDHTTHFYALGGPDFVMGPDAPPEQRNILGVIQKVGMEIAGKVLKMRRDGHHLIELIGGRKVHPNWGLPGGVSRGINEEQRKEIEALGRDAIEFARFSLQLFNDIVLGNKEYVRLITSDAYTHRTYNMGTVDANNHVNFYDGLIRVVGPDGKEHAKYAARDYRDYVAEHVEPWSYLKFPFLKKVGWKGFVDGEDSGLYKATPLSRLNAADGMATPLAQKEYERMYETLGGKPVNHTLATHWARLIELLYAAERWVELAIDPEITGKEYRVLPTATPDEGVGCVEAPRGTLTHHYSTDERGVLTHVNLIVGTTNNYAPINLSIKQAAKTLIRKGTTVTEGVLNKIEMAFRAYDPCFGCATHYLPGQMPLTVIVRAPDGQVLQTIRRTARRAGE, via the coding sequence ATGACAACGCAGCGCATCAGCATTGACCCGATCACGCGGCTCGAGGGCCACGGCAAGATCGACATCTTCCTGACCCCCAAGGGCGACGTGGCCGAGACGTACCTCCAGATCCCCGAGCTACGCGGCTTCGAGCGTTTCTGTGTCGGCCGGCTGGCCGAGGACATGCCCAACCTCACCTCCCGCATCTGCGGCGTGTGCCCGGAAGCACATCACATCGCCGGAACCAAAACGCTTGACGCGCTCTTCCACGTCGATCCGCCACCGACGGCGAAGAAGCTGCGGGAGATGTTCTACTGCATCTTCTTCGCGACGGACCACACCACGCATTTCTACGCGCTCGGCGGCCCGGACTTTGTGATGGGGCCTGACGCCCCGCCGGAGCAGCGCAACATCCTCGGCGTCATCCAGAAAGTCGGGATGGAGATCGCCGGCAAAGTCCTCAAGATGCGCCGCGATGGGCACCATCTCATCGAGCTGATTGGCGGCCGGAAGGTGCACCCGAACTGGGGCCTTCCGGGCGGCGTCAGTCGCGGCATCAACGAGGAGCAACGCAAGGAGATCGAGGCGCTGGGACGCGACGCCATCGAGTTCGCCCGGTTTTCGCTCCAGCTCTTCAACGACATCGTGCTGGGCAACAAGGAGTACGTGCGGCTCATCACCAGCGACGCGTACACGCACCGTACGTACAACATGGGCACGGTCGATGCGAACAACCACGTGAATTTCTACGACGGCCTGATCCGCGTCGTCGGTCCCGACGGCAAGGAACACGCCAAGTACGCGGCGCGTGACTACCGCGATTACGTCGCCGAGCACGTCGAGCCGTGGTCCTACCTGAAATTCCCGTTCCTCAAGAAAGTGGGCTGGAAGGGCTTTGTCGATGGCGAGGACTCCGGCCTGTACAAAGCAACCCCGCTTTCCCGCCTGAACGCCGCCGACGGCATGGCCACCCCGCTGGCCCAGAAGGAATACGAGCGGATGTACGAGACGCTCGGCGGCAAGCCGGTAAACCACACGCTGGCAACCCACTGGGCGCGGCTGATCGAGCTGCTCTATGCCGCGGAGCGCTGGGTCGAACTGGCGATCGACCCGGAGATCACCGGCAAGGAATACCGGGTACTGCCGACGGCGACGCCTGACGAGGGCGTCGGGTGTGTCGAGGCCCCGCGTGGGACCTTGACTCACCACTACTCGACCGACGAGCGCGGCGTACTGACCCACGTGAATCTCATTGTCGGCACGACAAATAATTACGCCCCGATCAACCTCTCGATCAAGCAGGCGGCCAAGACGCTGATCCGCAAGGGCACGACAGTCACCGAGGGTGTGCTCAACAAGATCGAGATGGCGTTTCGGGCGTATGATCCGTGCTTTGGCTGTGCAACCCACTACCTGCCCGGCCAGATGCCGCTCACGGTCATCGTACGGGCGCCCGATGGGCAGGTACTCCAGACGATCCGTCGCACCGCTCGGCGTGCCGGCGAGTAA